The window TTGTCAGGTGAGTAAGTCGCAGCTTTTTCGCTTGTTCCAGGCGACGTTTAATCAAAGCCCGCTCAAATGGCTGAAGAATTATCGTCTGTCCCAGGCACGACGCTTACTGGTGGAAACTCAGGAAAGTATCAGCCGAATTGCGGTTCAGGTGGGATACAACGATCCGCTGCATTTCTCACGGGATTTTCATCGTGCGGTAGGTCTGTCACCCAGTGCATTTCGCAAACAGGAACAGCTGGAGGGTGCCCACGCGTCCAGGCATGAGGTGGAATAACGTATACCCCTTTTTATTTCTCGCGAATTCAAGACGTTGTGAATCGTTCCCCGTTTTCAATGTATTAATTATGTTATAGCTACCCTTTGCCACTGAGGGAGCAACGTAATGGAAGCACTGAGCCGTGAAACATTAGAGAATATGATGGCGCAAGCCGTTGCCCACGCGACCACCTACCCGATATGGCCGCAGGGCGAAGCCCCCGGAGCAAAAAATAGCGATGCGGTATTTACGCCTGAACCCCGGCACACCGGAACGTCAGACTACGACCGCGCGGTAACCGGCATTCGCGCCCCTGAAATTACCGTCTACGCCCCCGCCAAACCGAACGGCGTGGGGATCCTGGTCACCCCTGGCGGTTCTTATCGTCGTGTTGTGATGGATAAAGAAGGCAGCGCACTGGCACCGTTCTTTACCGCGCGTGGCTATACCCTGTTTGTGATGACCTATCGCATGCCGGGAGACGGTCACGAGGAAGCATCAAACGCACCGCTGGCCGATGCCCAGCGCGCCATCCGCTACATTCGCGCCAACGCACAGCAGTGGAAAATCGATCCGCTCCGTCTCGGCGTACTGGGGTTTTCCTCCGGGGGGCACGTCGCCGCCAGCCTGGGAACCCGCTTTGCAGAGTCGGTGTATGCGCCGATGGATAGCATTGATGAACAGCCCACTCGCCCTGCTTTCATGGCGCTGGTTTATCCGGTTATTAGCCTGCGGGAAGGTGTCGCCCATCCGGGCTCACGTCTTGAGCTGGTTGGCGCCGCGCCCGCAGAGCAAGACATTCACCACTACTCCCTGGAAGAAAGAGCGGATGACACCACGCCGCCCGCCTTCCTGCTGCATGCGATTGACGATCCGGCGGTCAAAGTCGAGAACAGCCTGGTCTTGTTTACTGCGCTGCGCAAGCTCGGCGTACCGGTTGAAATGCATCTGTTTGAACGGGGCAAGCACGGGTTCGGCATTCGCGATACGCAAGGACTGCCGCTGGCCATCTGGCCGGAGATGATGATGAACTGGATAGCCAGCAAGGTGTAATGATTATGCCGGGTAGGTCGCTAAACCAACCCGGCAAAAATATCAGGATTGCAGATAAACCACTTGCGTTTGCAGGTACTCGTTCAGACCGTGCTTGCCATCTGCCCCGCCGATACCGGACTTGCGCCAGCCTGCGTGGAAGCCCTGCATCGCTTCGAAGTTTTCACGGTTGATATAGGTTTCGCCGAATTTCAGCCCTTTAATCGCCTTCATCGCCGTGTTCAGGTTTTGCGTGTAAATCGATGAGGTCAGACCGTAGTCGCTGTCGTTAGCCATCGCAATCGCCTCATCCAGGGCGTCAAATGACACCACTGGCAGCACCGGGCCAAAGGTTTCTTCGTGCATAATCGCCATCTCCTGGCGCACATCCAGCAATAACGTTGGCGGGTAGTAATATCCTTTCCCCTCAACCGCTTTGCCCCCCAGCACCACGCGGGCCCCTTCCTGCACCGCACGCGCAACTTTCTGCTCCACACGCTCCCGCGCCGCGGCGTTAATCAACGGCCCCATCGCAATGTCCTTACGTTCCGCAGGATTGCCAAACTGCACCGCTTTCATCGCCTCGCCCAGGCGATTAACAAACTGATCGTAAATCCCCTTCTGGACGTACACGCGCTCGGCGCAGTTACACACCTGCCCGGTATTAATCACGCGGGAATCGACAATCGCCTTCACGGCCAGCTCGAGGTCCGCATCATCCATCACGATAGCCGGGGCTTTACCGCCCAACTCCAGGCACACTTTGGTGATATTTTTCGCCGCCGCTGTCATAATTTTCTCACCGGCCACTACGCTGCCGGTCATGCTGACCATCGCCACTTTCGGATTCCCGGCCAACTCCTGACCCACCGTTTCTCCCCGTCCGAGCACCAGGTTAAACACCCCGCGCGGCAGGCCGATGTCATCGACAATTTTGGCAAAAGCGATAGCGTTGTTCGGCGTAAACTCGCTTGGCTTAATGACAATGGTATTCCCGGTCAGCAAGGCGGGAGCCAGCTTACGGGCGATCAAGAAAAACGG of the Citrobacter freundii genome contains:
- the aldA gene encoding aldehyde dehydrogenase, which produces MSVPVQHPMYIDGQFVTWHDDAWIDVVNPATEEVISRIPDGRAEDARKAIDAAHRAQPEWEALPAIERASWLRKISAGIRERAGEISALIVAEGGKIQQLADVEVAFTADYIDYMAEWARRYEGEILQSDRPGENILLFKRALGVTTGILPWNFPFFLIARKLAPALLTGNTIVIKPSEFTPNNAIAFAKIVDDIGLPRGVFNLVLGRGETVGQELAGNPKVAMVSMTGSVVAGEKIMTAAAKNITKVCLELGGKAPAIVMDDADLELAVKAIVDSRVINTGQVCNCAERVYVQKGIYDQFVNRLGEAMKAVQFGNPAERKDIAMGPLINAAARERVEQKVARAVQEGARVVLGGKAVEGKGYYYPPTLLLDVRQEMAIMHEETFGPVLPVVSFDALDEAIAMANDSDYGLTSSIYTQNLNTAMKAIKGLKFGETYINRENFEAMQGFHAGWRKSGIGGADGKHGLNEYLQTQVVYLQS
- a CDS encoding alpha/beta hydrolase; protein product: MEALSRETLENMMAQAVAHATTYPIWPQGEAPGAKNSDAVFTPEPRHTGTSDYDRAVTGIRAPEITVYAPAKPNGVGILVTPGGSYRRVVMDKEGSALAPFFTARGYTLFVMTYRMPGDGHEEASNAPLADAQRAIRYIRANAQQWKIDPLRLGVLGFSSGGHVAASLGTRFAESVYAPMDSIDEQPTRPAFMALVYPVISLREGVAHPGSRLELVGAAPAEQDIHHYSLEERADDTTPPAFLLHAIDDPAVKVENSLVLFTALRKLGVPVEMHLFERGKHGFGIRDTQGLPLAIWPEMMMNWIASKV